A genome region from Rhizobium sp. N324 includes the following:
- a CDS encoding cytochrome-c peroxidase, with protein sequence MTTKIIWLARSGLAAGIGAAALCLVILPLRQSSAAVAAGGVHPGPMSRAEAFARAETLTALGRKIFSDPSLSASGLQACTSCHDPAHAFGPASAAPVEMGGKDLNKPGLRAVPTLRYLQAVPSFSEHYYDSEDEGDESVDNGPTGGLTWDGRVDHGADQAKIPLLSPFEMGNNDAAEVAAKLRKAPYADAIRAAFGETVFDNPEDTFDAAAEALATFEQSGPDFYPYSSRYDAFLAGKATLTAQELHGRQLFEDPAKGNCSSCHLSEPANDGEPPPFSDFGFLGLAAPRNMTIPANTDPSYHDLGLCGPQRTDLAGHSDYCGLFRTPTLRNVALKKSFFHNGYFHSLRDVVSFYATRDSDPGRWYPKNADGSVHKYDDLQQAYWDNLNQDPPFGRKPGDAPVLTDPEIDDIVAFLGTLTDADMIPEIGGR encoded by the coding sequence ATGACGACGAAAATCATCTGGCTGGCGCGCTCCGGTCTGGCGGCCGGAATCGGTGCGGCGGCCCTCTGTCTGGTCATTCTGCCGCTGCGGCAAAGCAGCGCGGCGGTCGCGGCCGGCGGCGTCCATCCCGGCCCGATGTCGCGCGCCGAGGCCTTCGCCCGAGCCGAGACGCTGACCGCGCTCGGCCGCAAAATCTTCTCAGACCCCTCGCTATCGGCCTCGGGACTGCAGGCCTGCACATCCTGCCATGACCCCGCGCACGCCTTCGGCCCCGCCTCGGCCGCACCGGTCGAGATGGGCGGCAAGGATTTGAACAAGCCGGGCCTGCGCGCCGTGCCGACGCTGCGTTATCTGCAGGCGGTGCCCTCCTTCAGCGAGCATTATTACGATTCCGAGGACGAGGGCGACGAAAGCGTCGACAATGGCCCGACCGGCGGCCTGACCTGGGACGGCCGGGTCGATCACGGCGCCGACCAGGCGAAGATCCCGCTGCTCTCGCCCTTCGAGATGGGCAACAATGATGCAGCCGAGGTCGCGGCCAAGCTGCGCAAGGCGCCCTATGCCGACGCCATCAGGGCCGCCTTCGGCGAAACGGTGTTCGACAACCCCGAAGACACTTTCGACGCCGCCGCCGAGGCGCTCGCCACCTTCGAGCAGAGCGGCCCGGATTTTTATCCCTATTCCAGCCGCTACGACGCCTTTCTCGCCGGCAAGGCGACGCTGACCGCGCAGGAATTGCACGGCCGCCAGCTGTTCGAGGATCCCGCAAAAGGCAACTGTTCGAGCTGTCACTTAAGCGAACCCGCCAATGACGGCGAGCCGCCGCCATTTTCCGACTTCGGCTTCCTCGGCCTCGCCGCGCCCCGCAACATGACGATCCCGGCCAATACAGACCCCAGCTATCACGATCTCGGCCTCTGCGGCCCGCAGCGTACCGATCTTGCCGGCCACAGCGACTATTGCGGCCTGTTCCGCACGCCGACGCTGCGCAATGTGGCGCTGAAGAAGAGCTTCTTCCACAATGGCTATTTCCACTCGCTACGCGACGTGGTCTCCTTCTACGCCACCCGCGACAGCGATCCCGGCCGCTGGTATCCGAAAAATGCCGACGGCTCGGTGCACAAATATGACGACCTGCAGCAAGCCTATTGGGACAACCTCAACCAGGACCCGCCCTTCGGCCGGAAGCCCGGCGATGCGCCTGTCCTGACCGATCCGGAGATCGACGACATCGTCGCCTTTCTGGGGACGCTGACGGATGCAGATATGATACCCGAGATAGGTGGGCGTTGA
- a CDS encoding ArsR/SmtB family transcription factor gives MERSFLTIAAGENNEAIRALSAPARVEMLKLLCAKGPTNINDIAQALSLPQSTVATGIQILEEAGLVESRLAKARKGNQKICSAVYSEILISFEESAAQRANNIIEVEMPVGLYTSCDVHAPCGLCSSESVIGPLDVPDYFLDPQRMQAGLVWFGRGYVEYKFPNNAKVLNKDIRAIEFSMELSSEVPGTNPDWPSDITLWVNGMAIGTWTSPGDYGDKRGAFTPAWWKLEGSQYGAMKTWRISTRGTFIDGVAASNVTLGDLALGQHSSIRLRVGIAENAGHTGGVNIFGRGFGNHGRDIIMRLHV, from the coding sequence ATGGAACGTTCGTTTTTGACGATTGCCGCCGGCGAGAATAATGAGGCGATACGGGCGCTTTCGGCGCCGGCGCGGGTTGAGATGCTCAAGCTGCTCTGCGCCAAAGGGCCGACAAATATCAATGATATCGCGCAGGCACTTTCCCTGCCGCAATCGACTGTTGCCACCGGCATCCAGATTTTGGAAGAGGCCGGCCTCGTCGAATCCCGGCTGGCCAAGGCGCGCAAGGGCAACCAGAAGATCTGCTCGGCCGTCTACAGCGAAATCCTGATCAGCTTCGAGGAAAGTGCCGCTCAACGGGCCAACAATATCATCGAAGTCGAGATGCCGGTGGGGCTCTACACCAGCTGCGACGTGCATGCGCCCTGCGGTCTTTGCTCCAGTGAGAGCGTCATCGGCCCCCTCGATGTGCCCGATTATTTCCTTGATCCGCAGCGCATGCAGGCGGGGCTCGTCTGGTTCGGCCGGGGCTATGTCGAGTATAAATTCCCCAACAATGCCAAGGTCTTGAATAAGGACATCCGAGCCATCGAATTTTCGATGGAGCTGTCGTCCGAGGTGCCCGGCACCAATCCGGACTGGCCTTCCGACATCACGCTCTGGGTCAACGGCATGGCGATCGGCACCTGGACCTCGCCCGGCGACTACGGCGACAAGCGCGGCGCCTTCACGCCGGCCTGGTGGAAGCTGGAAGGCTCGCAATATGGGGCGATGAAGACCTGGCGCATCTCGACGCGCGGCACCTTCATCGACGGTGTCGCCGCATCGAATGTCACGCTCGGCGATCTCGCGCTCGGCCAGCACTCGTCCATTCGGCTGCGCGTCGGCATCGCCGAAAATGCCGGCCACACCGGCGGCGTCAATATTTTCGGCCGCGGCTTCGGAAATCACGGCCGCGACATCATCATGCGGCTGCACGTCTGA
- a CDS encoding Imm8 family immunity protein encodes MPTGRKITLVPRSLTSADLPDPFWEIDLLKEQGYEAPDLARVKFQLSLDIGPVGSAAADTFQCIVVTEELKSTLRGNAKIILMDTYSYGKFKENILSIIANCEADTWYGCIVNLRRYFSWEYEGMYSEAEIRRLNDR; translated from the coding sequence ATGCCGACTGGACGTAAAATAACCCTTGTGCCACGCAGCCTTACCTCGGCCGATTTGCCTGATCCATTCTGGGAAATCGATCTTCTCAAGGAGCAGGGTTATGAAGCTCCGGATCTCGCCAGGGTGAAATTTCAACTATCGCTAGACATTGGACCAGTTGGCTCCGCGGCGGCAGATACCTTTCAATGTATAGTTGTTACGGAGGAGCTGAAGAGCACTCTGAGGGGAAATGCGAAAATTATCTTGATGGATACATATAGCTACGGCAAATTCAAGGAGAATATTCTCTCAATAATTGCCAATTGCGAGGCTGATACCTGGTACGGCTGCATAGTAAATCTTCGAAGATATTTCTCATGGGAATACGAAGGCATGTATAGCGAAGCAGAAATTCGAAGGCTTAACGATCGATAG
- a CDS encoding ABC transporter substrate-binding protein, translating to MQQLKRLAFGVALAALGLTAAARADDYTSLPRKETLIVENPEGTIKNPGWFNIWVNAGAGVSTGLQQLTMDTLWYIDPEQGLGGSTWDNSLAADKPQYNADFTEMTVKLRKGLFWSDGVEFTADDVVYTVKTQMDHPGMVWSAAFSVQVASVEATDPQTVVFKLKKPNSRFHALFTVRWNGAWIMPKHVFEKVADPLRYDFANPVSLGAYKLKAYDPQGKWYTWEKRDDWQKTSLARFGEPAPKYVTYVDPGPPDKRTIAQLEHNLDIIHDNTPEGMFTLKEKSKSIETWFPGFPFAHPDPTLPAVIFNTQDPTFNNPDVRWALALLIDIKAVDMASYRGTATLSALGVPPTAIAMKDYQAPMQDWLKDFEIDTGKQKIKPYDPTIGQQVADLLRKQPKFKDQIPTDPEAISTAFGYGWWKPNPQAAAELLEKAGFKKSGGKWMTPDGQPFKIRMTVEGDTRSVFTRAGTLIAQQWAAFGIDAKAVPTTNLWQVALQPGDFQVAIAWSVETWGGDPDLSFFLDSWHSQFVAKKGEVQPPRNWQRWTNPELDKIIETIRGISADDPKGIELGKDYLKLVAKEMPTIPLMSYNVFTSMDTTYWTGYPTIADPYTDPVPNWANSRLMMVKLKPAQPK from the coding sequence ATGCAACAGTTGAAGAGGCTCGCCTTTGGCGTCGCGCTGGCCGCACTCGGCCTGACGGCGGCGGCCAGGGCCGATGACTACACCTCCTTGCCGCGCAAGGAGACGCTCATCGTCGAAAATCCGGAAGGGACGATCAAAAATCCCGGCTGGTTCAACATCTGGGTCAATGCCGGCGCCGGTGTTTCCACCGGTCTGCAGCAGCTGACCATGGATACGCTCTGGTATATCGACCCCGAACAAGGGCTTGGCGGCTCGACCTGGGATAATTCGCTCGCCGCCGACAAGCCGCAATATAATGCCGACTTCACCGAGATGACCGTGAAACTGCGCAAGGGGCTCTTCTGGAGCGACGGCGTCGAGTTCACGGCAGACGACGTGGTCTATACCGTCAAGACGCAGATGGATCACCCCGGCATGGTCTGGAGTGCGGCCTTCTCGGTGCAGGTGGCAAGCGTCGAGGCGACCGATCCCCAAACCGTGGTGTTCAAGCTGAAGAAGCCCAATTCGCGCTTCCACGCGCTTTTCACCGTGCGCTGGAACGGCGCCTGGATCATGCCCAAGCATGTGTTCGAGAAAGTGGCCGATCCGCTTCGCTACGATTTCGCCAATCCGGTCTCGCTCGGCGCCTACAAGCTCAAGGCCTACGACCCTCAGGGCAAGTGGTATACCTGGGAGAAGCGCGACGACTGGCAGAAGACATCGCTTGCCCGCTTCGGCGAGCCGGCCCCGAAATACGTGACCTATGTCGATCCCGGCCCGCCGGATAAACGCACCATCGCCCAGCTCGAGCACAATCTCGATATCATCCACGACAATACGCCCGAGGGCATGTTCACGCTGAAGGAAAAATCCAAGTCGATCGAGACCTGGTTCCCGGGCTTCCCCTTCGCCCATCCCGATCCGACACTGCCGGCGGTGATCTTCAACACCCAGGATCCGACCTTCAACAATCCCGATGTGCGCTGGGCGCTTGCCCTGCTGATCGACATCAAGGCCGTCGACATGGCGAGCTATCGCGGCACCGCCACGCTCTCGGCACTCGGTGTGCCGCCGACGGCGATCGCCATGAAAGACTATCAGGCGCCGATGCAGGATTGGCTGAAGGATTTCGAGATCGACACCGGCAAGCAGAAGATCAAGCCCTACGACCCGACGATCGGGCAGCAGGTCGCCGATCTCCTGCGCAAGCAGCCGAAATTCAAGGACCAGATCCCGACCGATCCTGAGGCGATCAGCACGGCCTTCGGTTATGGCTGGTGGAAGCCCAATCCGCAGGCAGCCGCCGAGCTGCTTGAAAAGGCCGGCTTCAAGAAGAGCGGCGGCAAATGGATGACCCCGGATGGCCAGCCGTTCAAGATCCGGATGACGGTGGAGGGCGACACGCGCTCCGTCTTCACCCGGGCCGGCACGCTGATTGCACAGCAATGGGCCGCCTTCGGCATCGATGCCAAAGCCGTGCCGACGACCAACCTGTGGCAGGTGGCGCTGCAGCCCGGCGATTTCCAGGTGGCGATTGCCTGGAGCGTCGAGACCTGGGGCGGCGATCCCGATCTGTCGTTCTTCCTCGACAGCTGGCACTCGCAGTTCGTCGCCAAGAAGGGTGAAGTTCAGCCGCCGCGCAACTGGCAGCGCTGGACCAATCCGGAACTCGACAAGATCATCGAGACCATCCGCGGCATCAGCGCCGACGATCCCAAGGGCATCGAGCTCGGCAAGGATTATCTGAAGCTGGTCGCCAAAGAAATGCCGACGATCCCGCTGATGTCCTACAACGTCTTCACCTCGATGGACACGACCTATTGGACCGGTTACCCCACCATCGCAGACCCCTATACCGACCCGGTTCCGAACTGGGCGAATTCCAGGCTGATGATGGTCAAGCTGAAGCCGGCTCAACCGAAATAA
- a CDS encoding immunity 53 family protein — translation MDSISRLCAWFERQCVGEWHEDHGIKIDTIDNPGWSMKADLAGTGLQDKEFPEIRVERSQHDWFVARRNDQAFEAFGGPMNLNEMIESFLAWTE, via the coding sequence ATGGATTCTATTTCAAGGCTGTGCGCCTGGTTCGAGCGCCAATGCGTGGGCGAATGGCATGAGGACCATGGAATCAAAATCGATACCATCGACAATCCCGGTTGGTCGATGAAAGCCGATCTCGCGGGAACGGGCCTTCAGGACAAGGAGTTTCCGGAGATCCGAGTTGAACGATCGCAGCATGACTGGTTTGTTGCTCGCAGAAATGATCAAGCCTTTGAGGCATTCGGCGGGCCAATGAACCTCAATGAAATGATTGAAAGTTTCCTCGCTTGGACGGAATAG
- a CDS encoding DUF6881 domain-containing protein — MKYIKVKWLHSLPDMPVLLYSELDPDRWEVRKVEAYADGTTDFADCDESSGSTELGIEPCPLLEVIAVDPVFEPEVISREEFEAVWQHAKGTARARGVRNDRTNPSTGSTADDDG, encoded by the coding sequence ATGAAATATATAAAGGTCAAATGGCTGCATTCGCTGCCGGACATGCCCGTGCTTCTCTACAGCGAATTGGATCCTGATAGGTGGGAGGTCCGAAAGGTCGAGGCCTACGCCGACGGCACGACAGACTTTGCCGATTGTGATGAGAGTTCGGGCAGCACCGAGCTGGGTATCGAACCTTGCCCTTTATTGGAGGTCATCGCGGTCGATCCCGTGTTTGAACCGGAGGTGATATCGAGAGAAGAGTTTGAGGCGGTGTGGCAACACGCAAAAGGGACGGCTAGAGCGAGGGGCGTCCGGAATGATCGGACGAACCCCAGCACCGGCTCAACAGCTGACGACGACGGATAG
- a CDS encoding IS630 family transposase (programmed frameshift), with product MVRPLSLDLRTRIATALNDGMTVRAAAERFGISAATAVRIGQLDRSGKGLMPAKIGGYVKPTLRGAAADAVRQRLQVKSDWTVRALSADLKAAGINVSHDTVWRFLRSEGKTFKKTLVASEQDRPKVARFRMRWKTHQHRLDPDRLVFIDETWVKTNMTRTCGWCQRGEPLIAKVPHGHWKTLTFLAGLRRDSIVAPFVLDGPINGIAFTAWVRQCLVPTLKAGDIVILDNLGSHKGKPARDSIRDVGAHLFFLPPYSPDLNPIEMMFAKLKTLVRKADERAVETTWRRIGELLKAFSPQECSNYLRHAGYGS from the exons ATGGTGCGACCTCTTTCTCTGGATTTGCGAACGCGCATTGCGACAGCGTTGAATGATGGCATGACGGTTCGCGCCGCAGCGGAGCGGTTCGGCATATCGGCTGCGACAGCGGTACGGATCGGACAGCTCGATCGTTCAGGTAAAGGCCTGATGCCGGCGAAGATCGGCGGCTATGTCAAACCGACACTGAGGGGTGCGGCCGCCGATGCCGTGCGTCAGCGGCTACAAGTCAAGTCCGACTGGACGGTGCGTGCACTGTCGGCGGACCTGAAGGCTGCGGGGATCAACGTGTCTCACGACACCGTCTGGCGCTTCCTGCGCAGCGAGGGCAAGACCTTC AAAAAAACGCTGGTGGCAAGCGAGCAGGACCGCCCGAAGGTGGCCCGGTTCCGGATGCGATGGAAGACCCATCAGCATCGGCTTGATCCGGACCGTCTTGTCTTCATCGACGAGACCTGGGTCAAGACCAACATGACACGCACCTGCGGATGGTGTCAGCGGGGAGAGCCCCTCATTGCAAAAGTCCCTCATGGTCATTGGAAGACGCTGACCTTCCTGGCCGGCTTACGCCGCGATAGCATCGTTGCCCCCTTCGTCCTCGATGGTCCCATCAATGGCATCGCTTTTACCGCATGGGTTCGGCAATGTCTGGTCCCGACACTCAAAGCCGGTGACATCGTCATCCTCGATAATCTGGGGAGCCACAAGGGAAAGCCGGCCCGCGACTCGATCCGAGACGTCGGTGCACATCTCTTCTTCCTGCCGCCCTACAGCCCCGACCTCAATCCCATCGAGATGATGTTCGCAAAGCTCAAGACACTCGTCAGAAAGGCAGACGAACGAGCCGTCGAAACAACATGGAGACGCATTGGAGAGCTCTTGAAGGCGTTCAGTCCCCAGGAGTGCTCCAACTACCTCAGACATGCAGGGTATGGTTCATAA
- the arfA gene encoding arabinosylfuranosidase ArfA — translation MKTNVVAHRDFRIATIDSRLYSSFLEHLGRAIYGGIYEPGHPTADEDGFRRDVLDLVRDLDTPYCRYPGGNFVSAYNWEDGVGPRSERPVRLDLAWRTREANQIGVNEFVDWCKKANTKPMLAVNLGSRGLDAARNFLEYCNHPGGTYYSDLRRKHGWANPHDVKLWCLGNEMDGPWQVGHKSAYEYGRLADETAKAMRGFDKSLELVVCGSSNSDMKTYPDWEAQVLEQCYDSADHISLHMYFANREKNTLNYLSRATKLDRYITTIGGVIDYIKAKKRSKKTIGISFDEWNVWYHSNQQDKEILARDEWPDAPHLLEDVYNFEDVLQVGGILNTFIRRSDRVRIACIAQLVNVIAPIMTDDGGAAWRQTIYYPFYYASRYGRGTALQLVVDGPTYDSDEENDVPYLDVSAVHSEDGKTLTFLAVNRHPNTALDLDVRLEGFGAASVVEQVEMTHSDLEAVNTAQRQDTVAPVKAEGAKIEDGRLRAALKPLSYNVIRLSV, via the coding sequence TTGAAGACCAATGTCGTTGCCCACCGCGATTTCCGCATCGCGACCATTGATTCCAGGCTTTACAGCTCATTTCTCGAGCATCTCGGCAGAGCGATCTACGGCGGCATCTACGAGCCCGGACATCCGACAGCCGACGAGGACGGTTTCCGCCGCGACGTGCTCGATCTGGTGCGTGATCTCGACACGCCCTACTGCCGTTATCCCGGCGGCAATTTCGTCTCGGCCTATAATTGGGAAGATGGCGTCGGCCCGCGCTCTGAGCGCCCCGTCCGCCTCGACCTTGCCTGGCGCACCCGCGAAGCCAACCAGATCGGCGTCAACGAATTCGTCGACTGGTGCAAGAAGGCGAACACCAAGCCGATGCTCGCCGTCAATCTCGGATCCCGCGGCCTGGATGCCGCCCGCAATTTCCTCGAATATTGCAACCATCCCGGCGGCACCTATTATTCCGATCTGCGCCGCAAACACGGCTGGGCCAATCCGCACGATGTCAAATTGTGGTGCCTCGGCAATGAGATGGACGGACCCTGGCAGGTCGGCCACAAATCGGCCTATGAATATGGCCGGCTGGCAGACGAAACGGCCAAGGCCATGCGCGGCTTCGACAAGTCGCTCGAACTCGTGGTTTGCGGCTCCTCCAATTCCGACATGAAGACCTATCCCGATTGGGAGGCTCAGGTGCTCGAGCAGTGCTACGACAGCGCCGACCATATCTCGCTGCATATGTATTTCGCCAACCGCGAGAAGAATACGCTGAACTATCTCTCCCGCGCGACGAAGCTCGACCGCTACATCACCACGATCGGCGGCGTGATCGACTACATCAAGGCGAAAAAGCGCTCGAAGAAGACGATCGGCATTTCCTTCGACGAATGGAACGTCTGGTACCATTCCAACCAGCAGGACAAGGAAATCCTGGCGCGCGACGAGTGGCCGGATGCGCCGCATCTGCTTGAAGACGTCTATAATTTCGAGGACGTGCTGCAGGTCGGCGGTATCCTGAACACCTTCATCCGCCGTTCCGACCGGGTGCGCATCGCCTGCATCGCCCAGCTCGTCAACGTCATCGCCCCGATCATGACCGACGACGGCGGGGCCGCCTGGCGCCAGACGATTTATTATCCCTTCTATTACGCCTCCCGATATGGCCGTGGAACGGCACTGCAGCTGGTCGTCGATGGCCCGACCTATGACAGCGACGAGGAGAACGACGTTCCCTATCTCGACGTCTCGGCGGTCCATTCCGAGGATGGCAAGACGCTGACCTTCCTTGCCGTCAACCGCCACCCGAACACGGCGCTCGATCTCGATGTGCGACTGGAAGGTTTTGGAGCCGCGAGCGTCGTCGAGCAGGTGGAGATGACCCATAGCGATCTCGAAGCCGTCAACACGGCGCAGCGGCAGGATACGGTCGCCCCCGTCAAAGCCGAGGGCGCCAAGATCGAGGACGGACGGTTGCGGGCGGCGCTGAAGCCGCTGTCCTACAACGTCATTCGGCTGTCGGTGTGA
- a CDS encoding HEAT repeat domain-containing protein, with protein MTEDERELITRLVAVPCTKFAGQCISKQEFLERFRDGKILTNELLAEAIESKIADDLECALIVGFSFGFTKESMGLLLQLLQEGWHFKHEDVVSALADLKAPEAVEALYKVTHWVPSYLEFDDARALAVKAIWALGAIADPRAQAFLMALSTDQNIIIQQNALKQLSMRAGRFT; from the coding sequence ATGACAGAAGATGAACGTGAACTGATCACGCGGCTCGTTGCGGTGCCTTGCACCAAGTTCGCCGGGCAATGCATATCCAAACAGGAATTTTTAGAACGCTTTCGAGACGGGAAGATCCTAACAAATGAACTTCTAGCCGAGGCGATCGAATCGAAGATTGCCGATGACCTGGAATGCGCATTGATCGTTGGCTTCAGCTTCGGCTTCACCAAGGAGAGCATGGGCCTGCTTTTGCAGTTGCTACAGGAGGGCTGGCATTTCAAGCATGAGGATGTTGTCTCTGCTCTGGCCGATCTGAAAGCACCGGAAGCCGTCGAGGCCCTTTACAAGGTCACTCATTGGGTCCCGAGCTATCTGGAGTTTGACGACGCCCGAGCGCTTGCCGTCAAAGCTATTTGGGCACTCGGCGCGATCGCCGACCCCCGGGCGCAGGCCTTCTTGATGGCGTTAAGCACGGATCAAAATATCATCATCCAGCAAAACGCATTAAAGCAGCTGTCGATGCGGGCGGGAAGGTTCACGTAG
- a CDS encoding ankyrin repeat domain-containing protein, producing the protein MNDQSKIERFIERIVAGASQAQLEIESRELDLNEVGLHGRTPLMVSAAEGLLAAVETLVRNGASVHATGRVEMTALHEASANGEAAVANYLLSLGADVNAETVDGVTPLMCAAAWGNTEVAKLLLENHADLTKTDRTGATAADIAREKGEDDTADLINSYSSRRRLLGS; encoded by the coding sequence ATGAACGACCAGTCGAAGATTGAGCGTTTCATTGAACGAATCGTGGCCGGCGCTTCACAAGCTCAGCTGGAAATCGAGTCCCGGGAACTCGACTTGAACGAAGTCGGCCTACATGGTCGAACACCGCTCATGGTCTCGGCAGCTGAAGGTTTGCTTGCAGCGGTTGAGACGCTGGTGCGGAACGGTGCATCGGTACACGCGACCGGTCGTGTTGAAATGACGGCACTGCACGAAGCATCTGCCAATGGCGAAGCAGCCGTTGCAAACTATCTACTATCCCTTGGCGCGGACGTGAACGCCGAGACTGTCGATGGGGTGACCCCGCTGATGTGCGCGGCGGCCTGGGGAAACACCGAAGTTGCAAAGCTATTGTTGGAGAACCATGCGGATCTGACAAAGACCGATCGCACTGGTGCAACGGCCGCCGATATTGCGCGCGAGAAAGGTGAGGACGATACCGCGGACCTGATCAACTCATACTCGTCGCGGAGGCGATTGTTGGGATCATGA
- a CDS encoding acid phosphatase: MTRLKLLNALCLAGSAIVPLAIVTAADAAPAGYDKIDNIVVIYAENRSFDNLYGGFPGADGLSNVSADQARQLDRDGQPLAELPPVWGGLTAKGVTPAITEAQSAHLANASFAIDDPKGFAQAPSVITRDLWHRFYQEQMQIDGGKNDKFVAWADSGSLVMGHYDGSILPMWQVAKKYVLADNFFQGAFGGSFLNHFALVCACAPYYPDADKSPAKPVIAKVDADGTSLTVADNAPKSALDGAPKFVSDGTLTPDFYAVNTMQPPYQPSANPPPKDGDPAMADPAAATTLPPQHAVTIGDLLSLKGVSWAWYGGAWQAALDGKNATPVPNFQFHHQPFNYFANFAPGTPARAEHLRDGGLAGEAFLGDIDAGKLPAVSFYKPQGNLNEHGGYADVSSGDQHLADIVSHLEKSPQWGHMLVIVTYDENGGFWDHVAPPKADRWGPGNRIPAFIISPFAKGGSVDHTQYDTTSILRLITARYDLPALPGIVARDKALADNGRPPMGDLTAALDLTH; the protein is encoded by the coding sequence GTGACAAGACTGAAACTCCTCAACGCCCTCTGTCTCGCCGGATCGGCGATTGTGCCGCTCGCGATAGTGACGGCAGCCGATGCCGCGCCCGCCGGTTACGACAAGATCGACAATATCGTCGTCATCTACGCCGAAAACCGCAGCTTCGATAATCTTTATGGCGGCTTTCCCGGCGCGGATGGTCTTTCCAATGTCAGCGCCGATCAGGCGCGCCAGCTCGACCGCGATGGCCAGCCGCTCGCCGAGCTGCCGCCGGTCTGGGGCGGGCTGACCGCCAAGGGCGTCACGCCTGCGATCACCGAGGCGCAGTCGGCCCATCTTGCCAATGCCAGCTTCGCGATCGACGATCCGAAGGGATTTGCACAGGCGCCCTCGGTGATCACCCGCGATCTCTGGCACCGCTTCTACCAGGAGCAGATGCAGATCGACGGCGGCAAGAATGACAAGTTCGTCGCCTGGGCCGATTCCGGCAGCCTGGTCATGGGCCATTATGACGGCTCCATCCTGCCGATGTGGCAGGTGGCTAAGAAATACGTGCTTGCCGACAATTTCTTCCAGGGCGCCTTCGGCGGCTCGTTCCTCAATCACTTCGCGCTGGTCTGCGCCTGTGCGCCCTATTATCCGGATGCCGACAAGAGTCCGGCCAAGCCAGTGATCGCCAAGGTCGATGCCGACGGCACGTCATTGACGGTTGCCGACAACGCCCCGAAGTCGGCACTCGACGGCGCCCCGAAATTTGTCTCCGACGGCACGCTGACGCCCGATTTTTACGCCGTCAACACCATGCAGCCGCCCTACCAGCCGAGCGCCAATCCGCCGCCTAAGGATGGCGATCCGGCCATGGCCGACCCTGCCGCGGCGACGACGCTGCCGCCGCAGCATGCGGTGACCATCGGCGACCTGCTGTCGCTGAAAGGCGTCAGCTGGGCATGGTATGGCGGCGCCTGGCAGGCAGCGCTTGACGGCAAGAACGCCACGCCGGTGCCGAACTTCCAGTTCCACCACCAGCCGTTCAACTATTTCGCCAATTTCGCGCCCGGCACCCCGGCGCGCGCCGAACATCTCAGGGATGGCGGCCTTGCCGGCGAAGCCTTCCTTGGAGATATCGACGCAGGCAAGCTGCCGGCGGTGTCCTTCTACAAGCCGCAGGGCAACCTCAACGAACATGGCGGTTATGCCGATGTTTCGAGCGGCGACCAGCATCTTGCCGATATCGTCTCCCATCTCGAGAAGAGCCCGCAATGGGGCCATATGCTGGTCATCGTCACCTATGACGAGAATGGCGGCTTCTGGGATCACGTCGCGCCGCCGAAGGCCGATCGCTGGGGCCCGGGCAACCGCATTCCGGCCTTCATCATCTCGCCCTTCGCCAAGGGCGGCAGCGTCGATCACACCCAGTACGACACGACGTCGATCCTTCGCCTGATCACCGCGCGCTACGATCTGCCGGCGCTGCCGGGCATCGTCGCCCGCGACAAGGCGCTTGCTGATAACGGTCGTCCGCCGATGGGCGATCTCACGGCCGCGCTCGACCTGACGCATTGA
- a CDS encoding DUF4279 domain-containing protein, whose product MADIYRTVASLSFVGDDLDPDEISRGLGEPTKGARKGGILLTPGGTERVSHTGIWLLQTEDAQPGNLDHQILALFSPLSENIDIWKDFAGRYRGRIFVGLFLSTSNEGLGISPQALSAIGVRGLELDLDVYSGNVDEAEVGDIQSSK is encoded by the coding sequence ATGGCCGATATTTACAGAACTGTCGCCTCCCTAAGCTTTGTCGGTGATGATCTTGATCCAGACGAAATTTCGCGCGGGCTTGGTGAACCCACAAAAGGAGCAAGAAAGGGAGGCATCTTGCTTACGCCCGGAGGTACGGAGCGCGTCTCGCACACCGGCATTTGGCTTCTCCAGACGGAGGACGCACAGCCGGGGAATCTTGACCACCAGATACTCGCACTATTCTCTCCCCTCAGCGAAAACATTGATATCTGGAAAGATTTTGCTGGCCGCTACCGAGGAAGAATCTTTGTTGGACTTTTTCTATCAACTTCTAACGAGGGTTTGGGTATCTCTCCCCAGGCATTGAGCGCCATCGGCGTCCGTGGACTTGAACTTGACCTAGATGTCTACAGCGGCAACGTCGACGAGGCGGAGGTTGGAGACATTCAAAGCAGCAAATGA